Sequence from the [Clostridium] scindens genome:
TCCCATCCCGCAAGCCCCCTCGTCCAGGACAAAGATTAGGCTCGAAAGCGCCACATCCATGAACCGCATCTTGAGATACAGTTCATTGCGGGCTGCAGCCAGAATCTTTCTGCCTATGCTATCCAGTTTTTCTCCCATATCGATTTTATTTTCCATTGTCACTTCCATACACCTATTCTATCGATTCAATTACAAATCAAATGTCTTTTTCTTCTTAGGATGCAGCCTTTGCTTCTCATCCATAAGGAGACTGAGCATTTCTGTCTTCTTGCTTTTTGCCGCCCATTCCAGGGCATAATCCAGAGCAGTTACCGTCAGATACCCCTGCCTGGCAAGGAATTTTATGCCTTCCATATCATCTGTCTCTACTAAAAATTCCACCGCTTCTTCCCGATGGGCGCATAGATAGGAGACGTATGCCTCCCTTCGGTCTTCCGCCAGCCGAAAAGGATGCCTCAGCCTTCCAAGCACCAGTTCCGCCGCCGTCTGCAAAGATTCTTCCGCCACCGTCCGGTACAGCAGCTCGTCGTACTTCTTATAGTCCAGCTCCCGGTTATAAAAGCACTGCCTGTAGTATCCGCCAGCTCCATGGTGACGCGTCTCCAATATCCTGGCAGGCGTATTCTCCACCGCCTCTTCATAGTGTTCTGGAAATAATACCTCTGCCGTCTCTATATATTCTTCTCTGCCTGCCTCTTTCTTATGATAATAAAGTTTCGCACGGATTGCAAACCGAATCTCATCCACGATAGACTTCAGGCAGCTTCTCTCTCCCTGATAGAAATGGATCTCCACTTCTTCCAGATGGCAGCCGGTAAATGCCCCTCCTCCGATATCCAGCAGGCTGTCCGTAAGGATCAGCCGTTTTAAGTTCCTGCATCGGTAAAACGCGTATCTTCCAATCTCCGTCACCTGGGAGGGAAGCCATATCTGCGTTACCTGGGATGCGCAGACCCTGCTCTCAGCGCCGGATAGACTGCCGCCTTCACTGACGAATACATATTCTCCTTCTTCCTCGGGCTTTTCGGCAAACGCATAGTCTGCAATCCTGGTAACCGGAATCCCTTCTATCTCATCTGGAAGGATCAGTTCGCCCTGGGTACCATAGCAT
This genomic interval carries:
- a CDS encoding leucine-rich repeat domain-containing protein, with the protein product MWKKETGQICPKIHYKKTDQGVEITGCYGTQGELILPDEIEGIPVTRIADYAFAEKPEEEGEYVFVSEGGSLSGAESRVCASQVTQIWLPSQVTEIGRYAFYRCRNLKRLILTDSLLDIGGGAFTGCHLEEVEIHFYQGERSCLKSIVDEIRFAIRAKLYYHKKEAGREEYIETAEVLFPEHYEEAVENTPARILETRHHGAGGYYRQCFYNRELDYKKYDELLYRTVAEESLQTAAELVLGRLRHPFRLAEDRREAYVSYLCAHREEAVEFLVETDDMEGIKFLARQGYLTVTALDYALEWAAKSKKTEMLSLLMDEKQRLHPKKKKTFDL